One segment of Rosa chinensis cultivar Old Blush chromosome 6, RchiOBHm-V2, whole genome shotgun sequence DNA contains the following:
- the LOC112170947 gene encoding putative F-box protein At3g21120 isoform X1 has protein sequence MAEYLNKLCLSEDVVVEILSRLSPKPLMRFKCACKSWYNLIKSPSFVAKNLSYSKNNEFASSTSLVFKRTVLKDNTIKDKNEITSILSEDNNNRKETLLSLLTLSNHDDQNFGCIVEDFPLPSPMCFYALNIPLAGHCDGIVCLSLVNDEDVVLYNPSIKEDFEFLPKSCLLLPHKDFNDFDNEDDYYDALRSDPRGVGFGFDSKAKVYKVVRIVGFTSGYYADTHPSRAEVFTLGARSWREIKIDTKVTVFSHPSFNICLKGICYWSALIRDKEVLLSFHMSEELFDEISVPESIHHMEGFLKTFSVWKESIVLVAYKRDDDPKFLDIWVMGEPGDFRGSWTKHLTIGPVECDIPLSFWKSDEILVGTADGCVVSYNIDTQTLKYLPIHVAEGPSRTQCLVYVNSIISVKENNSSMRQLP, from the coding sequence ATGGCAGAATATCTCAACAAATTGTGTTTGTCGGAGGATGTGGTGGTGGAAATCCTGTCAAGGTTGTCTCCAAAACCTCTTATGCGATTCAAATGCGCTTGTAAATCGTGGTACAATTTGATAAAATCTCCTAGTTTTGTGGCCAAGAACCTTTCTTATTCCAAGAACAATGAATTTGCATCCTCCACTTCCCTCGTCTTCAAGCGTACTGTCCTCAAGGACAATACCATCAAGGACAAGAATGAAATTACTTCAATCCTATCCGAGGATAACAACAATAGGAAGGAAACTTTGCTTTCATTACTTACTCTTTCCAACCACGATGACCAAAACTTTGGTTGCATTGTTGAGGACTTTCCTCTTCCTTCTCCTATGTGTTTCTATGCCCTTAATATACCGCTTGCAGGTCATTGTGATGGAATTGTTTGTCTTTCTCTTGTTAACGATGAAGATGTTGTTTTGTACAATCCATCAATCAAGGAAGACTTTGAATTCCTTCCCAAGTCATGTCTTCTTTTGCCTCACAAAGATTTCAATGATTTTGATAATGAAGATGATTATTATGATGCATTAAGATCGGATCCGAGAGGTGTGGGATTTGGATTCGATTCAAAAGCTAAAGTATACAAGGTTGTTAGAATTGTTGGTTTTACGTCAGGTTACTACGCGGATACACATCCTTCAAGAGCAGAGGTTTTCACTTTGGGTGCTCGTTCTTGGAGAGAGATCAAGATTgatacaaaagttactgtctTTTCGCATCCTTCTTTTAATATATGCTTAAAAGGAATTTGTTACTGGTCTGCACTAATAAGGGATAAAGAAGTCCTCCTTTCATTTCATATGAGTGAAGAGCTATTTGATGAGATATCAGTTCCAGAAAGTATCCATCATATGGAAGGATTCCTCAAGACTTTTTCTGTGTGGAAAGAATCCATTGTTCTTGTTGCCTATAAACGAGATGATGATCCTAAGTTCCTAGATATATGGGTGATGGGTGAGCCTGGTGATTTTAGAGGTTCATGGACGAAGCATTTAACTATCGGACCTGTAGAATGTGACATTCCATTAAGCTTTTGGAAGAGTGACGAGATTCTTGTGGGTACTGCTGATGGATGCGTAGTCTCCTATAACATTGATACCCAAACACTCAAGTATCTTCCAATTCATGTTGCAGAAGGTCCATCACGAACACAGTGTCTTGTTTATGTAAATAGTATTATTTCAGTAAAGGAAAACAATAGCTCAATGAGACAATTGCCATGA
- the LOC112170947 gene encoding putative F-box protein At3g21120 isoform X2 — translation MRFKCACKSWYNLIKSPSFVAKNLSYSKNNEFASSTSLVFKRTVLKDNTIKDKNEITSILSEDNNNRKETLLSLLTLSNHDDQNFGCIVEDFPLPSPMCFYALNIPLAGHCDGIVCLSLVNDEDVVLYNPSIKEDFEFLPKSCLLLPHKDFNDFDNEDDYYDALRSDPRGVGFGFDSKAKVYKVVRIVGFTSGYYADTHPSRAEVFTLGARSWREIKIDTKVTVFSHPSFNICLKGICYWSALIRDKEVLLSFHMSEELFDEISVPESIHHMEGFLKTFSVWKESIVLVAYKRDDDPKFLDIWVMGEPGDFRGSWTKHLTIGPVECDIPLSFWKSDEILVGTADGCVVSYNIDTQTLKYLPIHVAEGPSRTQCLVYVNSIISVKENNSSMRQLP, via the coding sequence ATGCGATTCAAATGCGCTTGTAAATCGTGGTACAATTTGATAAAATCTCCTAGTTTTGTGGCCAAGAACCTTTCTTATTCCAAGAACAATGAATTTGCATCCTCCACTTCCCTCGTCTTCAAGCGTACTGTCCTCAAGGACAATACCATCAAGGACAAGAATGAAATTACTTCAATCCTATCCGAGGATAACAACAATAGGAAGGAAACTTTGCTTTCATTACTTACTCTTTCCAACCACGATGACCAAAACTTTGGTTGCATTGTTGAGGACTTTCCTCTTCCTTCTCCTATGTGTTTCTATGCCCTTAATATACCGCTTGCAGGTCATTGTGATGGAATTGTTTGTCTTTCTCTTGTTAACGATGAAGATGTTGTTTTGTACAATCCATCAATCAAGGAAGACTTTGAATTCCTTCCCAAGTCATGTCTTCTTTTGCCTCACAAAGATTTCAATGATTTTGATAATGAAGATGATTATTATGATGCATTAAGATCGGATCCGAGAGGTGTGGGATTTGGATTCGATTCAAAAGCTAAAGTATACAAGGTTGTTAGAATTGTTGGTTTTACGTCAGGTTACTACGCGGATACACATCCTTCAAGAGCAGAGGTTTTCACTTTGGGTGCTCGTTCTTGGAGAGAGATCAAGATTgatacaaaagttactgtctTTTCGCATCCTTCTTTTAATATATGCTTAAAAGGAATTTGTTACTGGTCTGCACTAATAAGGGATAAAGAAGTCCTCCTTTCATTTCATATGAGTGAAGAGCTATTTGATGAGATATCAGTTCCAGAAAGTATCCATCATATGGAAGGATTCCTCAAGACTTTTTCTGTGTGGAAAGAATCCATTGTTCTTGTTGCCTATAAACGAGATGATGATCCTAAGTTCCTAGATATATGGGTGATGGGTGAGCCTGGTGATTTTAGAGGTTCATGGACGAAGCATTTAACTATCGGACCTGTAGAATGTGACATTCCATTAAGCTTTTGGAAGAGTGACGAGATTCTTGTGGGTACTGCTGATGGATGCGTAGTCTCCTATAACATTGATACCCAAACACTCAAGTATCTTCCAATTCATGTTGCAGAAGGTCCATCACGAACACAGTGTCTTGTTTATGTAAATAGTATTATTTCAGTAAAGGAAAACAATAGCTCAATGAGACAATTGCCATGA
- the LOC112172974 gene encoding uncharacterized protein LOC112172974 — translation MKVRLEATKKKRNSVLKYLKNGFADRGLDINAYGRKKISETKVFPDKEKINKSCKESCPEECKEAVASVIYATTRFLDLPELHDLRNILAEKYGDSAQSFVNKEFVDKFKPKPLTKDMKVQVLMHDIAREYSIEWGMVPLGVIVAVARLVYDSIIKLNV, via the exons ATGAAGGTGAGGCTTGAGGCGActaagaagaagaggaattCTGTGCTCAAGTATTTGAAGAATGGTTTTGCCGATCGTGGCCTTGATATTAATGCATATGGAAGG AAAAAAATATCTGAAACTAAGGTGTTTCCggataaagaaaaaataaataagagttGCAAGGAAAGCTGTCCTGAAGAATGCAAGGAAGCTGTTGCATCTGTGATATATGCTACAACAAGATTTCTTGATTTACCAGAACTGCATGACCTCAGAAACATATTAGCTGAAAAATATGGAGATTCCGCACAATCTTTTGTAAATAAAGAG TTTGTGGACAAATTCAAGCCAAAGCCCCTTACAAAGGATATGAAGGTACAAGTACTAATGCATGACATAGCCAGAGAATACTCAATCGAATGGGGGATGGTGCCCTTGGGAGTTATAGTAGCAGTAGCAAGGCTAGTGTATGACTCAATTATAAAACTGAATGTCTGA